The Streptomyces sp. NBC_00162 genome window below encodes:
- a CDS encoding transglycosylase SLT domain-containing protein: MSNAVIRRIAASKKTLAGTVLALGVAGSMLAAVPAQAAPSSAKAIAQQMIKDPAQFAAFDKIISHESGWDYTATNSSSGAYGLVQALPASKMASAGSDWKTNPATQIKWGLDYMNERYGSPVDAWNFWSANHWY; encoded by the coding sequence GTGTCCAACGCTGTCATCCGCCGCATCGCCGCTTCCAAGAAGACCCTCGCGGGTACCGTCCTCGCCCTGGGCGTCGCCGGTTCCATGCTGGCCGCGGTTCCCGCGCAGGCCGCCCCGTCGAGTGCCAAGGCGATCGCCCAGCAGATGATCAAGGACCCGGCCCAGTTCGCCGCCTTCGACAAGATCATCTCGCACGAGAGCGGCTGGGACTACACCGCCACGAACTCCTCCTCTGGTGCGTACGGCCTGGTCCAGGCCCTGCCGGCCTCGAAGATGGCCTCGGCGGGCTCGGACTGGAAGACCAACCCGGCCACCCAGATCAAGTGGGGCCTGGACTACATGAACGAGCGCTACGGCAGCCCCGTCGACGCCTGGAACTTCTGGTCCGCCAACCACTGGTACTAA
- a CDS encoding ECF transporter S component — protein sequence MSRPAPRPVRIGPRAAAALVLVTLIGIAAFGWPLLADRQSGLAHSQDAPWLFAALLPLLVAVVVATIADNGMDAKAVAMLGVLAAVGAALRPLGAGTAGLEPMFFLMVLSGRVLGPGFGFVLGSVTMFASALLTGGVGPWMPFQMLAMGWFSLGAGLLPGPERIRGRAELLMLAAYGFAGSFAYGTIMNLQGWVILQGMGQGISFHPGEPVSANLARFVAYCLATSVGWDLGRAALTVVLTLTLGATLLKALRRATRKAAFDAPVTFDSGAGSGPDHTRKRDEASTKSEIPTPRR from the coding sequence ATGAGCCGCCCGGCGCCCCGCCCCGTCCGCATCGGCCCCCGCGCCGCCGCGGCCCTGGTCCTCGTCACCCTCATCGGGATCGCGGCCTTCGGCTGGCCGCTCCTCGCCGACCGGCAGTCGGGCCTCGCCCACTCCCAGGACGCCCCCTGGCTCTTCGCCGCGCTGCTCCCCCTCCTCGTCGCCGTCGTCGTCGCGACCATCGCGGACAACGGCATGGACGCCAAGGCGGTGGCGATGCTCGGGGTGCTGGCCGCCGTCGGGGCGGCGCTGAGACCGCTGGGCGCGGGCACGGCCGGCCTGGAGCCCATGTTCTTCCTGATGGTGCTCAGCGGCCGCGTCCTCGGTCCCGGCTTCGGCTTCGTGCTCGGCTCGGTGACGATGTTCGCGTCCGCCCTGCTGACAGGCGGGGTCGGCCCGTGGATGCCGTTCCAGATGCTGGCCATGGGCTGGTTCTCGCTGGGTGCCGGGCTGCTGCCCGGTCCGGAGAGGATCCGGGGCCGGGCGGAGCTGCTGATGCTGGCGGCGTACGGCTTCGCGGGCTCGTTCGCGTACGGCACGATCATGAACCTCCAGGGCTGGGTGATCCTGCAGGGCATGGGGCAGGGCATCTCCTTCCACCCGGGCGAGCCGGTCTCGGCGAACCTGGCGCGCTTCGTCGCGTACTGCCTGGCGACGTCGGTGGGCTGGGACCTGGGCCGGGCCGCGCTGACCGTCGTACTGACGCTCACGCTCGGCGCCACGCTGCTCAAGGCGCTCCGCCGCGCGACGCGCAAAGCAGCGTTCGATGCCCCCGTCACCTTCGATTCGGGGGCGGGAAGTGGCCCGGACCACACCCGCAAAAGGGACGAAGCATCCACAAAGAGTGAGATTCCGACCCCTCGGCGGTGA
- a CDS encoding ABC transporter ATP-binding protein gives MIRFEQVSVTYEGAAGPSLQGVDLVIPEGELTLLVGPSGVGKSTLLGAVSGLVPHFTGGTLRGRVTVAGRDTRTHKPRELADVVGTVGQDPLAHFVTDVVEDELAYGMESLGLAPAVMRRRVEETLDLLGLNELRDRPIATLSGGQQQRVAIGSVLTPHPRVLVLDEPTSALDPAAAEEVLAVLQRLVHDLGTTVLMAEHRLERVVQYADQVLLLPSPGAAPVLGTPAEIMSVSPVHPPVVALGRLAGWSPLPLSIRDARRQAAPLLTRLSATAGPQGSQPARATVSQGSAPDPAPQTPAGLDLPSGQTSPPGGPAGPHQPYPAPPAFEARVRAEPGFGKGRGGGSRPQGPRPGLLARLRRSTAEPVPAPAPKPTDKVTEARNLGVRRGRTEVLRGIDLAVAKGETIALMGRNGAGKSTLLAALTGTVAPATGSVTVAGATPHKTAPAQMVSRVGLVPQEPRDLLYADTVAAECAAADSDASAPPGTCRDLVSALLPDVPDDTHPRDLSEGQRLALALALVLTGRPALLLLDEPTRGLDYAAKVRLIEILRALAAEGHAIVLATHDVELAAELAHRVVILAGGEIVADGPTAEVVVSSPAFAPQVAKILAPGHWLTVSQVAEALR, from the coding sequence GTGATCCGGTTCGAACAGGTCTCGGTCACTTACGAGGGCGCGGCCGGTCCCTCGCTCCAGGGCGTCGACCTGGTGATTCCGGAGGGTGAGCTGACGCTGCTCGTGGGCCCGTCGGGGGTCGGCAAGTCGACCCTGCTCGGGGCCGTCTCCGGCCTGGTCCCGCACTTCACCGGGGGCACGCTCCGGGGCCGGGTCACGGTCGCGGGCCGTGACACGCGTACGCACAAGCCGCGGGAGCTCGCGGACGTGGTGGGTACGGTCGGCCAGGATCCGCTCGCGCACTTCGTGACGGACGTGGTCGAGGACGAGCTGGCGTACGGCATGGAGTCCCTCGGGCTGGCTCCCGCGGTGATGCGCCGCCGGGTCGAGGAGACCCTCGACCTCCTCGGCCTGAACGAACTGCGGGACCGCCCCATCGCCACGCTGTCCGGAGGCCAGCAGCAGCGGGTCGCGATCGGCTCGGTCCTGACCCCGCACCCGAGGGTCCTCGTCCTGGACGAGCCCACCTCGGCCCTCGACCCGGCGGCGGCGGAGGAGGTCCTGGCGGTGCTCCAGCGGCTGGTCCACGACCTCGGCACGACCGTGCTGATGGCGGAGCACCGGCTGGAGCGGGTGGTCCAGTACGCCGACCAGGTGCTGCTCCTGCCCTCCCCGGGCGCGGCGCCGGTCCTCGGCACCCCGGCGGAGATCATGTCCGTCTCCCCGGTCCACCCCCCGGTGGTGGCCCTCGGCCGCCTGGCGGGCTGGTCCCCCCTCCCCCTCTCCATCCGCGACGCCCGCCGCCAGGCTGCGCCGCTCCTGACCCGCCTCTCGGCTACCGCCGGGCCGCAGGGTTCGCAGCCCGCCCGCGCCACCGTTTCCCAGGGCTCCGCCCCGGACCCCGCGCCTCAAACGCCGGCGGGGCTGGATTTGCCCTCCGGGCAAACCAGCCCGCCAGGCGGTCCAGCCGGACCACACCAGCCATATCCAGCCCCGCCGGCGTTTGAGGCGCGGGTCCGGGCGGAGCCCGGTTTCGGGAAGGGGCGGGGTGGGGGAAGCCGCCCGCAGGGCCCCCGCCCCGGCCTGCTGGCCAGGCTGCGCCGAAGCACGGCCGAGCCCGTTCCGGCGCCGGCGCCGAAGCCGACCGACAAGGTCACGGAGGCTCGGAACCTCGGAGTCCGCCGCGGCCGGACCGAGGTGCTCCGCGGCATCGACCTCGCGGTGGCGAAAGGCGAGACCATCGCGCTGATGGGCCGCAACGGCGCCGGCAAATCCACCCTCCTCGCCGCCCTCACCGGCACGGTCGCCCCCGCCACCGGCTCCGTCACGGTCGCCGGCGCCACCCCGCACAAGACCGCCCCCGCCCAGATGGTCAGCCGCGTCGGCCTCGTCCCCCAGGAACCCCGCGACCTCCTCTACGCCGACACGGTGGCCGCCGAGTGCGCCGCCGCCGACTCCGACGCCTCCGCACCACCCGGCACCTGCCGGGATCTGGTCTCCGCCCTGCTCCCGGACGTCCCCGACGACACCCACCCCCGGGACCTCTCCGAGGGCCAGCGCCTGGCCCTGGCCCTGGCGCTGGTCCTCACCGGCCGCCCGGCCCTGCTGCTCCTCGACGAGCCCACCCGCGGGCTGGACTACGCCGCCAAGGTCCGGCTGATCGAGATCCTGCGGGCGCTCGCGGCCGAGGGCCACGCCATCGTCCTGGCCACCCACGACGTGGAGCTGGCCGCCGAGCTGGCCCACCGCGTGGTGATCCTGGCCGGCGGGGAGATCGTCGCGGACGGCCCGACCGCCGAGGTCGTCGTCTCCTCCCCCGCCTTCGCGCCGCAGGTGGCGAAGATCCTGGCCCCGGGCCACTGGCTCACGGTGAGCCAGGTCGCCGAGGCCCTGCGATGA
- a CDS encoding energy-coupling factor transporter transmembrane component T, translating into MTNDGAAAADGAQPTTGATRTRATTRTGGAGGYPVRPQAGRTPTGAAPGDATPTTRSRLAAPDPEPGSSYDRWKPPQAGRATALHAGAWWLWALGLATAASRTTNPLLLGLIIGVAGYVVAARRTSAPWARSYGAFLKLGLVVIGLRLLFSMLLGSPIPGSHTLFTLPEIPLPAWAQGIRFGGKVTAEQLVFAFYDGAKLAALLVCVGAANALANPARLLKSLPAALYEAGVAVVVAMTFAPNMVADVVRLRTARRLRGRPTGGIKAILQIGLPVLEGALERSVATAASMDARGYGRTAQVPPAVRHTTNVLTLGGLLGMCAGTYGLLAAEGAVYGLPVLFIGLVLALAGLRLGGRRSVRTRYRPDRWGPRAWLVAGSGAAVAAFLVHAGTVDPEALHPGVVPLVAPTLPLWPAAAILIGLLPAFVAPVPPKEASP; encoded by the coding sequence ATGACGAACGACGGCGCGGCAGCCGCCGACGGCGCTCAGCCCACCACCGGGGCCACCCGCACCCGGGCAACGACCCGCACGGGTGGTGCGGGTGGGTACCCCGTCCGGCCGCAGGCCGGGCGCACCCCCACCGGAGCCGCACCCGGCGACGCGACCCCGACCACGCGGAGCCGGCTCGCGGCGCCGGATCCCGAGCCCGGGTCCTCGTACGACCGCTGGAAGCCTCCGCAGGCCGGCCGGGCCACGGCCCTGCACGCGGGAGCGTGGTGGCTCTGGGCCCTCGGCCTGGCCACCGCCGCCTCGCGGACCACCAACCCGCTCCTCCTGGGCCTGATCATCGGCGTGGCCGGTTACGTCGTCGCGGCCCGCCGCACCAGCGCGCCCTGGGCCCGTTCCTACGGGGCCTTCCTCAAGCTCGGCCTCGTCGTCATCGGCCTGCGCCTCCTCTTCTCCATGCTGCTCGGCTCCCCCATCCCCGGCTCGCACACCCTCTTCACCCTGCCGGAGATCCCCCTCCCCGCCTGGGCCCAGGGCATCCGCTTCGGTGGCAAGGTGACCGCCGAGCAGCTGGTCTTCGCCTTCTACGACGGCGCCAAGCTGGCCGCCCTCCTCGTCTGCGTGGGCGCTGCGAACGCCCTCGCCAACCCGGCCCGGCTCCTGAAATCCCTCCCGGCCGCCCTGTACGAGGCCGGGGTCGCCGTCGTCGTCGCCATGACCTTCGCGCCGAACATGGTCGCCGACGTGGTCCGTCTGCGGACCGCCCGCCGCCTGCGCGGCCGCCCCACCGGTGGCATCAAGGCCATCCTCCAGATCGGCCTGCCGGTCCTGGAGGGCGCCCTCGAGCGCTCCGTCGCCACCGCCGCGTCGATGGACGCGCGCGGGTACGGCCGTACCGCGCAGGTCCCGCCCGCCGTCCGGCACACCACCAACGTCCTCACCCTCGGCGGCCTGCTCGGCATGTGCGCGGGCACGTACGGGCTGCTCGCCGCCGAGGGAGCGGTGTATGGCCTGCCCGTGCTCTTCATCGGCCTGGTCCTGGCCCTGGCGGGGCTGCGCCTCGGCGGGCGCCGGTCGGTCCGCACCCGCTACCGGCCCGACCGGTGGGGGCCGCGCGCCTGGCTGGTCGCCGGATCGGGTGCGGCCGTCGCCGCGTTCCTCGTCCACGCGGGCACCGTCGACCCCGAGGCCCTGCACCCGGGCGTGGTCCCGCTGGTCGCGCCCACGCTCCCGCTCTGGCCGGCGGCCGCGATCCTGATCGGCCTGCTGCCCGCCTTCGTGGCACCCGTACCGCCCAAGGAGGCGTCCCCGTGA
- a CDS encoding SCO2322 family protein, whose protein sequence is MRRRLPALALAFGIVLAVVAAGPALASSYRYWSFWDGAGGKWAYATVGPSLARPADGSVQGLRFSVSKDAAAESARPRAAADFTAVCGATPAAEGRKRVALVIDFGLSADAPAGEAPPQPEPRTACAQVAPEATTAEALASVAKPLRYNSAALLCAISGYPKQGCGEPLPDAPEAQDSPAAAAPPKSDHGGGPSAGLLAGIAAVAALSTAAIWQSRRRRAR, encoded by the coding sequence ATGCGCCGCCGCCTGCCCGCCCTCGCCCTGGCCTTCGGCATCGTCCTGGCCGTGGTGGCCGCCGGTCCGGCCCTGGCGTCGAGCTACCGCTACTGGTCGTTCTGGGACGGCGCGGGCGGTAAGTGGGCGTACGCCACCGTCGGGCCCTCGCTGGCCCGCCCGGCGGACGGCTCCGTGCAGGGCCTGCGCTTCTCGGTGAGCAAGGACGCGGCGGCCGAGTCGGCCCGGCCGCGGGCGGCGGCGGACTTCACGGCGGTCTGCGGGGCGACCCCGGCGGCCGAGGGCAGGAAGCGGGTGGCGCTGGTCATCGACTTCGGCCTCTCGGCGGACGCCCCTGCGGGCGAGGCCCCGCCGCAGCCGGAGCCGCGCACGGCCTGCGCCCAGGTTGCCCCGGAGGCCACGACGGCCGAGGCGCTGGCGTCGGTCGCCAAGCCGCTGCGCTACAACAGCGCGGCGCTGCTGTGCGCGATCTCGGGCTACCCGAAGCAGGGCTGCGGCGAGCCGCTGCCGGACGCCCCGGAGGCCCAGGACTCCCCGGCGGCCGCCGCCCCGCCGAAGTCGGACCACGGCGGCGGCCCGTCGGCGGGCCTGCTGGCGGGCATCGCGGCGGTGGCCGCCCTGTCCACGGCGGCCATCTGGCAGTCCCGCCGCCGCCGCGCCCGATGA
- a CDS encoding prenyltransferase/squalene oxidase repeat-containing protein, producing the protein MNVRRSAAALAASAVLCVGAAPAALADTAPPASPSAPPVIPSGLYGKSDPTYDGVWRQSFALLAQHTVGIKPSRQAVIWLLGQQCQTGGFPSFRPNPGVTCDANTMYDTNATAAAVQALQALGGQDAAVRQSVEWLKSVQNEDGGWAYVPGSPSEANSTALVISALAVAGEKPAEVKSKAGKSAYEGLLPFQLGCSAEPAADRGAFAYQPVDGKLLANADATAAATLAGLGKGTAVVPSTTDTPAAALACPAAGAADPVAAAQGAAGYLAEVLKKDGHLTAVTPGADQPTPDTGNTADAVIALAAAGHKQSAAGALEWLKANSAEWSKGSPAGLGTLILAAHATGTDPKSFGGTDLVAALNATGPAPQGADTSATTVDSEKDKPSGGQSVWWIIGAGAAAGVGIGILLSGRRKKNQL; encoded by the coding sequence ATGAACGTCCGCCGCAGCGCCGCCGCGCTCGCCGCCTCCGCCGTGCTCTGCGTGGGCGCCGCCCCCGCAGCCCTCGCCGACACCGCGCCGCCCGCCTCCCCCTCCGCGCCGCCCGTCATCCCCTCCGGGCTCTACGGCAAGAGCGACCCGACGTACGACGGCGTGTGGCGGCAGTCCTTCGCGCTGCTCGCCCAGCACACGGTCGGCATCAAGCCCTCCCGGCAGGCCGTGATCTGGCTGCTCGGCCAGCAGTGCCAGACCGGCGGCTTCCCCTCCTTCCGCCCGAACCCCGGCGTGACGTGCGACGCGAACACGATGTACGACACGAACGCCACCGCGGCGGCCGTACAGGCACTGCAGGCCCTCGGCGGCCAGGACGCGGCCGTCAGGCAGAGCGTGGAGTGGCTCAAGTCCGTCCAGAACGAGGACGGCGGCTGGGCGTACGTGCCCGGCTCCCCCAGCGAGGCCAACTCCACCGCCCTGGTGATCAGCGCCCTCGCGGTGGCCGGTGAGAAGCCGGCCGAGGTCAAGTCGAAGGCGGGCAAGTCGGCGTACGAGGGGCTGCTCCCCTTCCAGCTGGGCTGCTCCGCCGAGCCGGCCGCCGACCGGGGCGCGTTCGCCTACCAGCCGGTCGACGGCAAGCTGCTCGCCAACGCCGACGCCACGGCCGCCGCGACCCTGGCCGGCCTCGGCAAGGGCACGGCCGTCGTGCCGTCCACCACGGACACCCCGGCGGCCGCGCTGGCCTGCCCGGCGGCCGGCGCCGCCGACCCGGTGGCCGCCGCCCAGGGCGCGGCCGGGTACCTGGCCGAGGTCCTCAAGAAGGACGGCCACCTCACGGCCGTGACCCCGGGCGCGGACCAGCCGACCCCGGACACCGGCAACACCGCCGACGCGGTGATCGCCCTGGCCGCGGCCGGGCACAAGCAGTCGGCGGCGGGCGCGCTGGAGTGGCTCAAGGCCAACTCGGCGGAATGGTCGAAGGGCAGCCCGGCGGGCCTCGGCACGCTGATCCTGGCCGCCCACGCGACCGGCACCGACCCGAAGTCCTTCGGCGGCACCGACCTCGTCGCGGCGCTGAACGCGACGGGCCCGGCCCCGCAGGGCGCGGACACCTCCGCGACCACGGTGGACAGCGAGAAGGACAAGCCCTCCGGCGGCCAGAGCGTGTGGTGGATCATCGGCGCGGGCGCCGCGGCCGGCGTGGGCATCGGCATCCTGCTGAGCGGCCGCCGCAAGAAGAACCAGCTCTGA
- a CDS encoding MBL fold metallo-hydrolase → MSQDTSPDTSPDTSPSTSADAPPVTDHGGGVWGIKVPIPDNPLGHTLVHVLDTDRGPVLVDTGWDDPASWDALVAGLAALGIPVADVHGVVITHHHPDHHGLSGRVREASGAWIAMHAADTEVVVRTRAAEPGVWFDYMSEKLAAAGAPEEHIAPLRAARASGRLRTLPGLRAAVPDREIVPAELLPLAGRRLRAIWTPGHTPGHVCLHLEEAHPANLPGNGRLFSGDHLLPGISPHIGLYEAPDENGVTRVTDPLGDYLDSLERIGRLEPAEVLPAHQHAFTDAPARVRELLEHHEERLTGLWELLAVPLTPWGLAERMEWNRPWEQIPYGSRNIAVSEAEAHLRRLVKQGRAEAVPGSDPVTYRAL, encoded by the coding sequence ATGTCGCAGGACACGTCACCGGACACGTCACCGGACACGTCACCGAGCACATCGGCGGACGCGCCACCGGTCACCGATCACGGCGGCGGGGTATGGGGGATCAAGGTGCCCATCCCCGACAACCCTCTCGGGCACACCCTCGTCCACGTCCTCGACACCGACCGCGGCCCGGTCCTCGTCGACACCGGCTGGGACGACCCCGCCTCCTGGGACGCCCTCGTCGCCGGCCTCGCCGCGCTCGGCATCCCCGTCGCCGACGTCCACGGCGTCGTCATCACCCACCACCACCCCGACCACCACGGCCTGTCCGGCCGGGTGCGCGAGGCCTCCGGCGCCTGGATCGCCATGCACGCCGCCGACACCGAGGTCGTCGTACGGACCCGGGCCGCCGAGCCCGGCGTCTGGTTCGACTACATGAGCGAGAAGCTCGCGGCCGCCGGAGCCCCCGAGGAACACATCGCCCCGCTGCGCGCCGCCCGCGCGAGCGGCCGCCTGCGCACCCTGCCCGGCCTGCGCGCCGCCGTCCCCGACCGGGAGATCGTCCCCGCCGAGCTGCTCCCCCTCGCCGGACGCCGGCTGCGCGCGATCTGGACCCCGGGCCACACCCCCGGCCACGTCTGCCTGCACCTGGAGGAGGCCCATCCGGCGAACCTCCCCGGCAACGGCCGCCTCTTCTCCGGCGACCACCTGCTGCCGGGGATCTCCCCGCACATCGGACTGTACGAAGCGCCGGACGAGAACGGTGTCACCCGCGTCACCGACCCCCTCGGCGACTACCTCGACTCCCTCGAACGCATCGGACGCCTCGAGCCGGCCGAGGTGCTCCCGGCCCACCAGCACGCCTTCACCGACGCCCCCGCCCGCGTACGGGAACTCCTCGAGCACCACGAGGAACGGCTGACCGGCCTGTGGGAGCTGCTCGCCGTGCCGCTGACGCCGTGGGGGCTGGCGGAGCGGATGGAATGGAACCGGCCCTGGGAGCAGATCCCGTACGGCTCCCGCAACATCGCCGTCTCCGAAGCCGAGGCCCACCTGCGGCGGTTGGTGAAACAGGGCCGCGCGGAGGCGGTACCGGGCAGCGACCCGGTCACCTACCGGGCGCTGTAG
- a CDS encoding aldehyde dehydrogenase produces the protein MTELVEHGQLFIGGEWTDPLGTDTIRIVSPHTEQVIGSVPHASKADVDRAVEVARKAFDEGPWPRMSLEERIAVVSRIKDAIAVRHEEIARSISSQNGSPYSWSVLAQALGPMMVYDAAITVARAYPYEEHRQGVLGPILVRREPVGVVAAVIPWNVPQFVAAAKLAPALLSGSTVILKPSPEAPLDSYILADIAREAGVPEGVLSILPADREVSEYLVGHPGIDKVAFTGSVAAGKRVMEVAARNLTRVTLELGGKSAAVILSDADLETTVAGIVPAAWMNNGQACVAQTRILVPRSRYEEVAEALAAAAGALVVGDPLDPATQLGPLVAQRQQQRSLDYIRIGQEEGAKVLSGGGRPAGLDRGWYVEPTLFGDVDNSMRIAREEIFGPVVCLIPYGDEAEAVRVANDSEFGLSGSVWTADVEHGIDFARQIRTGTFNVNTFSLDMLGPFGGYKNSGLGREFGPEGLSEYLEHKMIHLPAGYEAGA, from the coding sequence ATGACCGAGCTCGTGGAACACGGACAACTGTTCATCGGCGGGGAATGGACGGATCCGCTGGGCACCGACACGATCCGGATCGTCTCCCCCCACACCGAGCAGGTCATCGGCTCCGTCCCGCACGCCTCGAAGGCGGACGTGGACCGGGCCGTCGAGGTGGCGCGCAAGGCCTTCGACGAGGGGCCGTGGCCCCGGATGAGCCTGGAGGAGCGCATCGCCGTCGTCTCCCGGATCAAGGACGCCATAGCCGTCCGGCACGAGGAGATCGCCCGCTCGATCAGCTCCCAGAACGGATCCCCGTACTCCTGGAGCGTCCTCGCCCAGGCGCTCGGCCCGATGATGGTCTACGACGCCGCGATCACCGTCGCGCGCGCCTACCCGTACGAGGAGCACCGCCAGGGCGTCCTCGGCCCGATCCTGGTGCGCCGCGAACCGGTCGGGGTCGTCGCGGCCGTCATCCCGTGGAACGTGCCGCAGTTCGTGGCGGCGGCCAAGCTCGCCCCCGCGCTGCTCAGCGGCTCCACCGTCATCCTGAAGCCCTCCCCGGAAGCCCCCCTCGACTCCTACATCCTCGCCGACATCGCGCGCGAGGCCGGGGTGCCGGAGGGAGTGCTGTCGATCCTGCCCGCCGACCGGGAGGTCAGCGAGTACCTGGTCGGCCACCCCGGCATCGACAAGGTCGCCTTCACGGGCTCGGTCGCCGCGGGCAAGCGCGTGATGGAGGTCGCCGCGCGCAACCTCACCCGGGTCACCCTGGAACTCGGCGGCAAGTCGGCCGCGGTGATCCTGTCGGACGCCGACCTGGAGACCACGGTGGCCGGGATCGTCCCCGCGGCCTGGATGAACAACGGCCAGGCCTGCGTGGCACAGACCCGGATCCTCGTCCCGCGCAGCCGGTACGAGGAGGTGGCCGAGGCCCTCGCGGCGGCGGCCGGCGCCCTGGTCGTCGGCGACCCGCTGGACCCGGCGACGCAGCTCGGCCCCCTCGTCGCCCAGCGGCAGCAGCAGCGGTCCCTCGACTACATCCGGATCGGCCAGGAGGAGGGCGCGAAGGTCCTGTCGGGCGGCGGCCGCCCGGCGGGCCTGGACCGCGGCTGGTACGTGGAGCCCACGCTCTTCGGGGACGTGGACAACTCCATGCGGATCGCGCGCGAGGAGATCTTCGGCCCGGTCGTCTGCCTGATCCCGTACGGGGACGAGGCGGAGGCGGTACGGGTGGCCAACGACTCGGAGTTCGGCCTGAGCGGCAGCGTCTGGACGGCCGACGTCGAGCACGGCATCGACTTCGCCCGGCAGATCCGCACCGGCACCTTCAACGTGAACACCTTCAGCCTGGACATGCTGGGCCCGTTCGGCGGCTACAAGAACAGCGGCCTGGGCCGGGAGTTCGGCCCGGAGGGCCTGAGCGAGTACCTGGAGCACAAGATGATCCACCTGCCGGCCGGCTATGAGGCGGGTGCCTGA
- a CDS encoding ferredoxin, with protein MGDRWQVEVDRGVCIGSGMCVNHAPDGFTLDSARQSHPRTPQTDANEPLLAAAEGCPVEAILITLAATGEPVFPPEE; from the coding sequence ATGGGAGACCGCTGGCAGGTCGAGGTGGACCGGGGCGTCTGCATCGGCTCGGGCATGTGCGTCAACCACGCCCCGGACGGCTTCACGCTCGACTCCGCCCGCCAGTCCCACCCCCGCACCCCCCAGACCGACGCGAACGAACCCCTCCTGGCGGCGGCGGAGGGCTGCCCGGTCGAAGCCATCCTGATCACCTTGGCGGCAACGGGCGAACCGGTCTTCCCACCGGAGGAGTAG
- a CDS encoding acyltransferase family protein translates to MSDRLVLNGGRVPAPAGEPQTAPDPTRLQRMWPRRGRAAERAPRIAVLDGLRLLAALSVVLFHYLAGSGTIPWQRTAVELFPTLHRIAGFGWLGVVFFFMISGFVICMSGWGKSLQQFWRGRILRLFPLYWAAVVLASAAARLGPRTPGEPRVTVGQMLSNLTMLQEPLGVWHVDNVYWTLWVEMRFYLLFSLVVLLGTSYRRAATFCWVWALASVLAPKSGIPLLTQILVPDWAPFFIAGIAFYLVRRAGRLEGETLGILALSWLLMQHHLRAIMEGEGHGINWKVCLVAITAMYLVMGLIALGKLDWIQWRWLPVAGAISYPLYLVHQSLGVRVIWRWNEQWGAWPTLIGVTAVMVLIAWLLHRLVERPLTRLLRRLMTPQTERPQKALV, encoded by the coding sequence ATGTCCGACAGGCTCGTCCTCAACGGGGGCCGTGTCCCGGCCCCCGCCGGGGAGCCGCAGACGGCCCCCGACCCGACCCGTCTCCAGAGGATGTGGCCGCGCCGCGGCCGCGCGGCGGAGCGGGCGCCGCGGATCGCGGTGCTGGACGGCCTGCGGCTGCTCGCGGCGCTGTCGGTGGTCCTGTTCCACTACCTGGCCGGCTCGGGGACGATCCCCTGGCAGCGCACGGCGGTCGAGCTGTTTCCCACGCTGCACCGGATAGCCGGGTTCGGCTGGCTGGGCGTGGTCTTCTTCTTCATGATCAGCGGGTTCGTCATCTGCATGTCCGGCTGGGGCAAATCGCTCCAGCAGTTCTGGCGGGGCCGGATCCTGCGGCTGTTCCCGCTCTACTGGGCGGCGGTCGTGCTCGCCTCGGCGGCCGCCCGCCTGGGCCCGCGGACACCCGGCGAGCCGAGGGTCACCGTCGGCCAGATGCTGAGCAACCTCACGATGCTGCAAGAACCCCTCGGCGTGTGGCACGTGGACAACGTCTACTGGACGCTCTGGGTCGAGATGCGTTTCTACCTGCTCTTCTCGCTGGTCGTGCTGCTGGGCACGAGCTACCGCCGGGCCGCGACCTTCTGCTGGGTGTGGGCGCTGGCCTCGGTCCTGGCGCCGAAATCGGGCATCCCGCTCCTGACTCAGATCCTGGTGCCCGACTGGGCGCCCTTCTTCATCGCCGGCATCGCCTTCTACCTGGTCCGCCGGGCGGGCAGGCTCGAGGGCGAGACCCTGGGCATCCTGGCACTGTCCTGGCTGCTGATGCAGCACCACCTCCGGGCGATCATGGAGGGCGAAGGGCACGGCATCAACTGGAAGGTCTGCCTGGTCGCGATCACCGCCATGTACCTGGTGATGGGCCTGATCGCGCTCGGGAAGCTGGACTGGATCCAGTGGCGCTGGCTGCCGGTCGCGGGCGCGATCTCGTACCCGCTCTACCTCGTGCACCAGTCGCTGGGCGTGCGGGTGATCTGGCGGTGGAACGAGCAATGGGGCGCCTGGCCGACCCTGATCGGGGTGACCGCCGTGATGGTGCTGATCGCCTGGCTGCTGCACCGCCTGGTGGAACGGCCGCTCACCCGGCTGCTGCGCCGTCTGATGACCCCGCAGACCGAGCGGCCGCAGAAGGCCCTCGTATAG